From a region of the Ovis aries strain OAR_USU_Benz2616 breed Rambouillet chromosome 2, ARS-UI_Ramb_v3.0, whole genome shotgun sequence genome:
- the NMI gene encoding N-myc-interactor isoform X4 translates to MAADEDNKKQVLKECEQAEEVMKDKQNQKSVSEIIKENIQLKKEIQELEAELQETTRTSQINEDIPETKIKFTSVENPESDSEFSDISYSCQVSSKVPYELQKGQALITFEKEEVAQNVIKMARHLVQVQNENVMLMANPVPLNSGVRFQVYVGVSKMKISVTDIPDELPESQMRDKLELSFSKSRNGGGEVECVEYDKQTGSALITFVESGVADRILKMKDYPLYINQNCYRVTVSPYTETHLKKFQVFSGVSKRTVLLTGLKDLQMTDEETVEDFISIHFQREKNGGGEVEVVKCSLGQPHTAYFEE, encoded by the exons ATGGCAGCTGATGAAGATAACAAAAAACAAGTTCTTAAGGAATGTGAGCAAGCTGAAGAAGTTATGAAAGATAAACAAAACcag aaatcaGTTAGtgaaatcataaaggaaaatattcagtTAAAGAAGGAGATCCAAGAACTTGAAGCTGAGTTACAAGAGACCACCAGGACCTCTCAG ATTAATGAGGATATTCCTGAAACAAAGATAAAGTTCACATCTGTGGAGAATCCTGAGAGTGACAGTGAGTTTTCAGATATCTCCTATTCATGTCAAGTGAGCTCAAAAGTCCCTTATGAGCTGCAAAAAGGACAAGCACTTATTacctttgaaaaagaagaag ttgccCAAAATGTGATCAAAATGGCACGCCATCTTGTGCAGGTACAGAATGAAAATGTGATGCTCATGGCCAACCCAGTTCCATTAAATTCAGGAGTCAGATTCCAG GTTTATGTAGGAGTGTCTAAAATGAAAATCAGCGTTACTGACATTCCTGATGAACTGCCAGAAAGTCAGATGAGAGACAAGCTAGAACTGAGTTTCTCTAAGTCTCGCAACGGAGGCGGAGAAGTGGAGTGCGTGGAGTATGACAAGCAGACCGGGAGCGCCCTCATCACCTTTGTGGAAAGTGGAG ttgctgacaggattttgaaaatgaaagactATCCTCTTTATATAAATCAAAACTGCTATAGAGTTACGGTTTCTCCATACACAGAAACACACTTGAAAAAGTTTCAG GTATTTTCAGGCGTATCTAAGAGGACAGTGCTTCTGACAGGATTGAAAGACCTTCAgatgacagatgaagaaactgtagAGGATTTCATTAGCATTCACTTTCAGCGGGAGAAGAATGGAGGTGGAGAAGTCGAGGTGGTCAAATGTTCCCTCGGGCAACCTCACACAGCATACTTTGAAGAATAG
- the NMI gene encoding N-myc-interactor isoform X2 translates to MFAAFDHFPPNHLPDHPLPLGVMAADEDNKKQVLKECEQAEEVMKDKQNQKSVSEIIKENIQLKKEIQELEAELQETTRTSQINEDIPETKIKFTSVENPESDSEFSDISYSCQVSSKVPYELQKGQALITFEKEEVAQNVIKMARHLVQVQNENVMLMANPVPLNSGVRFQVYVGVSKMKISVTDIPDELPESQMRDKLELSFSKSRNGGGEVECVEYDKQTGSALITFVESGVADRILKMKDYPLYINQNCYRVTVSPYTETHLKKFQVFSGVSKRTVLLTGLKDLQMTDEETVEDFISIHFQREKNGGGEVEVVKCSLGQPHTAYFEE, encoded by the exons ATGTTTGCAGCTTTTGACCACTTTCCTCCAAATCACCTTCCAGACCACCCTCTACCTCTg gGAGTCATGGCAGCTGATGAAGATAACAAAAAACAAGTTCTTAAGGAATGTGAGCAAGCTGAAGAAGTTATGAAAGATAAACAAAACcag aaatcaGTTAGtgaaatcataaaggaaaatattcagtTAAAGAAGGAGATCCAAGAACTTGAAGCTGAGTTACAAGAGACCACCAGGACCTCTCAG ATTAATGAGGATATTCCTGAAACAAAGATAAAGTTCACATCTGTGGAGAATCCTGAGAGTGACAGTGAGTTTTCAGATATCTCCTATTCATGTCAAGTGAGCTCAAAAGTCCCTTATGAGCTGCAAAAAGGACAAGCACTTATTacctttgaaaaagaagaag ttgccCAAAATGTGATCAAAATGGCACGCCATCTTGTGCAGGTACAGAATGAAAATGTGATGCTCATGGCCAACCCAGTTCCATTAAATTCAGGAGTCAGATTCCAG GTTTATGTAGGAGTGTCTAAAATGAAAATCAGCGTTACTGACATTCCTGATGAACTGCCAGAAAGTCAGATGAGAGACAAGCTAGAACTGAGTTTCTCTAAGTCTCGCAACGGAGGCGGAGAAGTGGAGTGCGTGGAGTATGACAAGCAGACCGGGAGCGCCCTCATCACCTTTGTGGAAAGTGGAG ttgctgacaggattttgaaaatgaaagactATCCTCTTTATATAAATCAAAACTGCTATAGAGTTACGGTTTCTCCATACACAGAAACACACTTGAAAAAGTTTCAG GTATTTTCAGGCGTATCTAAGAGGACAGTGCTTCTGACAGGATTGAAAGACCTTCAgatgacagatgaagaaactgtagAGGATTTCATTAGCATTCACTTTCAGCGGGAGAAGAATGGAGGTGGAGAAGTCGAGGTGGTCAAATGTTCCCTCGGGCAACCTCACACAGCATACTTTGAAGAATAG
- the NMI gene encoding N-myc-interactor isoform X3 translates to MDKPSVNYPSTGSSMFAAFDHFPPNHLPDHPLPLGVMAADEDNKKQVLKECEQAEEVMKDKQNQKSVSEIIKENIQLKKEIQELEAELQETTRTSQINEDIPETKIKFTSVENPESDIAQNVIKMARHLVQVQNENVMLMANPVPLNSGVRFQVYVGVSKMKISVTDIPDELPESQMRDKLELSFSKSRNGGGEVECVEYDKQTGSALITFVESGVADRILKMKDYPLYINQNCYRVTVSPYTETHLKKFQVFSGVSKRTVLLTGLKDLQMTDEETVEDFISIHFQREKNGGGEVEVVKCSLGQPHTAYFEE, encoded by the exons atggataaaccaaGTGTGAACTATCCAT CCACTGGGAGCTCCATGTTTGCAGCTTTTGACCACTTTCCTCCAAATCACCTTCCAGACCACCCTCTACCTCTg gGAGTCATGGCAGCTGATGAAGATAACAAAAAACAAGTTCTTAAGGAATGTGAGCAAGCTGAAGAAGTTATGAAAGATAAACAAAACcag aaatcaGTTAGtgaaatcataaaggaaaatattcagtTAAAGAAGGAGATCCAAGAACTTGAAGCTGAGTTACAAGAGACCACCAGGACCTCTCAG ATTAATGAGGATATTCCTGAAACAAAGATAAAGTTCACATCTGTGGAGAATCCTGAGAGTGACA ttgccCAAAATGTGATCAAAATGGCACGCCATCTTGTGCAGGTACAGAATGAAAATGTGATGCTCATGGCCAACCCAGTTCCATTAAATTCAGGAGTCAGATTCCAG GTTTATGTAGGAGTGTCTAAAATGAAAATCAGCGTTACTGACATTCCTGATGAACTGCCAGAAAGTCAGATGAGAGACAAGCTAGAACTGAGTTTCTCTAAGTCTCGCAACGGAGGCGGAGAAGTGGAGTGCGTGGAGTATGACAAGCAGACCGGGAGCGCCCTCATCACCTTTGTGGAAAGTGGAG ttgctgacaggattttgaaaatgaaagactATCCTCTTTATATAAATCAAAACTGCTATAGAGTTACGGTTTCTCCATACACAGAAACACACTTGAAAAAGTTTCAG GTATTTTCAGGCGTATCTAAGAGGACAGTGCTTCTGACAGGATTGAAAGACCTTCAgatgacagatgaagaaactgtagAGGATTTCATTAGCATTCACTTTCAGCGGGAGAAGAATGGAGGTGGAGAAGTCGAGGTGGTCAAATGTTCCCTCGGGCAACCTCACACAGCATACTTTGAAGAATAG
- the NMI gene encoding N-myc-interactor isoform X1, producing the protein MDKPSVNYPSTGSSMFAAFDHFPPNHLPDHPLPLGVMAADEDNKKQVLKECEQAEEVMKDKQNQKSVSEIIKENIQLKKEIQELEAELQETTRTSQINEDIPETKIKFTSVENPESDSEFSDISYSCQVSSKVPYELQKGQALITFEKEEVAQNVIKMARHLVQVQNENVMLMANPVPLNSGVRFQVYVGVSKMKISVTDIPDELPESQMRDKLELSFSKSRNGGGEVECVEYDKQTGSALITFVESGVADRILKMKDYPLYINQNCYRVTVSPYTETHLKKFQVFSGVSKRTVLLTGLKDLQMTDEETVEDFISIHFQREKNGGGEVEVVKCSLGQPHTAYFEE; encoded by the exons atggataaaccaaGTGTGAACTATCCAT CCACTGGGAGCTCCATGTTTGCAGCTTTTGACCACTTTCCTCCAAATCACCTTCCAGACCACCCTCTACCTCTg gGAGTCATGGCAGCTGATGAAGATAACAAAAAACAAGTTCTTAAGGAATGTGAGCAAGCTGAAGAAGTTATGAAAGATAAACAAAACcag aaatcaGTTAGtgaaatcataaaggaaaatattcagtTAAAGAAGGAGATCCAAGAACTTGAAGCTGAGTTACAAGAGACCACCAGGACCTCTCAG ATTAATGAGGATATTCCTGAAACAAAGATAAAGTTCACATCTGTGGAGAATCCTGAGAGTGACAGTGAGTTTTCAGATATCTCCTATTCATGTCAAGTGAGCTCAAAAGTCCCTTATGAGCTGCAAAAAGGACAAGCACTTATTacctttgaaaaagaagaag ttgccCAAAATGTGATCAAAATGGCACGCCATCTTGTGCAGGTACAGAATGAAAATGTGATGCTCATGGCCAACCCAGTTCCATTAAATTCAGGAGTCAGATTCCAG GTTTATGTAGGAGTGTCTAAAATGAAAATCAGCGTTACTGACATTCCTGATGAACTGCCAGAAAGTCAGATGAGAGACAAGCTAGAACTGAGTTTCTCTAAGTCTCGCAACGGAGGCGGAGAAGTGGAGTGCGTGGAGTATGACAAGCAGACCGGGAGCGCCCTCATCACCTTTGTGGAAAGTGGAG ttgctgacaggattttgaaaatgaaagactATCCTCTTTATATAAATCAAAACTGCTATAGAGTTACGGTTTCTCCATACACAGAAACACACTTGAAAAAGTTTCAG GTATTTTCAGGCGTATCTAAGAGGACAGTGCTTCTGACAGGATTGAAAGACCTTCAgatgacagatgaagaaactgtagAGGATTTCATTAGCATTCACTTTCAGCGGGAGAAGAATGGAGGTGGAGAAGTCGAGGTGGTCAAATGTTCCCTCGGGCAACCTCACACAGCATACTTTGAAGAATAG
- the NMI gene encoding N-myc-interactor isoform X5: MFAAFDHFPPNHLPDHPLPLGVMAADEDNKKQVLKECEQAEEVMKDKQNQKSVSEIIKENIQLKKEIQELEAELQETTRTSQINEDIPETKIKFTSVENPESDIAQNVIKMARHLVQVQNENVMLMANPVPLNSGVRFQVYVGVSKMKISVTDIPDELPESQMRDKLELSFSKSRNGGGEVECVEYDKQTGSALITFVESGVADRILKMKDYPLYINQNCYRVTVSPYTETHLKKFQVFSGVSKRTVLLTGLKDLQMTDEETVEDFISIHFQREKNGGGEVEVVKCSLGQPHTAYFEE; the protein is encoded by the exons ATGTTTGCAGCTTTTGACCACTTTCCTCCAAATCACCTTCCAGACCACCCTCTACCTCTg gGAGTCATGGCAGCTGATGAAGATAACAAAAAACAAGTTCTTAAGGAATGTGAGCAAGCTGAAGAAGTTATGAAAGATAAACAAAACcag aaatcaGTTAGtgaaatcataaaggaaaatattcagtTAAAGAAGGAGATCCAAGAACTTGAAGCTGAGTTACAAGAGACCACCAGGACCTCTCAG ATTAATGAGGATATTCCTGAAACAAAGATAAAGTTCACATCTGTGGAGAATCCTGAGAGTGACA ttgccCAAAATGTGATCAAAATGGCACGCCATCTTGTGCAGGTACAGAATGAAAATGTGATGCTCATGGCCAACCCAGTTCCATTAAATTCAGGAGTCAGATTCCAG GTTTATGTAGGAGTGTCTAAAATGAAAATCAGCGTTACTGACATTCCTGATGAACTGCCAGAAAGTCAGATGAGAGACAAGCTAGAACTGAGTTTCTCTAAGTCTCGCAACGGAGGCGGAGAAGTGGAGTGCGTGGAGTATGACAAGCAGACCGGGAGCGCCCTCATCACCTTTGTGGAAAGTGGAG ttgctgacaggattttgaaaatgaaagactATCCTCTTTATATAAATCAAAACTGCTATAGAGTTACGGTTTCTCCATACACAGAAACACACTTGAAAAAGTTTCAG GTATTTTCAGGCGTATCTAAGAGGACAGTGCTTCTGACAGGATTGAAAGACCTTCAgatgacagatgaagaaactgtagAGGATTTCATTAGCATTCACTTTCAGCGGGAGAAGAATGGAGGTGGAGAAGTCGAGGTGGTCAAATGTTCCCTCGGGCAACCTCACACAGCATACTTTGAAGAATAG